In Flavobacteriales bacterium, the genomic stretch GTCGGAGATGTTGCTGTGCGGTGCAGGGAACTTCTGCGAACGATATGCAAGGCAAATGACGTGGAGGTCATCCGAGGGCACATCAGCCGGGACCATGTCCATATGTTCGTGTCGGTGCCGCCTCATCTGTCAGTGAGCAAGTTGGTTCAGATGCTTCAGGGGAAGAGTTCCCGTAAACCGCTGTCGGAATCGAAGATGCTGTCAAAGCAGTTCTGTGGCCGACATCTGTGGGGAAGGGGCTATTTTGTAGCGAGTTCGGGCAATGTGACCGATGAGGTGATCATGCATTAAATTGAGAATCAGGATGTGGAG encodes the following:
- the tnpA gene encoding IS200/IS605 family transposase gives rise to the protein MENHRRTRHSVHDLKYHIVWITRYRKKVMVGDVAVRCRELLRTICKANDVEVIRGHISRDHVHMFVSVPPHLSVSKLVQMLQGKSSRKPLSESKMLSKQFCGRHLWGRGYFVASSGNVTDEVIMH